The following nucleotide sequence is from Streptomyces bathyalis.
CAGAAGCAAGTGGCCCGGCTCCAGACGTCGTTGCAGGGCAAGCTCAAGGCGCCCCCGGCCGCTCCTCCGCGCGGCGACAACGGACTCCAGTCGACCTTCCAGCGCGACTACGACCAGGTCTCCTTCGAGAAGCTCTCACCACGCGAGGCCGCGGAGAACTTCCTCACCGAGGCACGAGCGGAGCTGAGGCCCTGATGGCGAACACCTCCACCGCCCCGGCCACCTCGGCGGCGCCCGCAGGAACCGGGCCCAAGGCCGACACCACCGCCGGTACGGGCACGAAGGGCCCTGGCCGCCCGCCCCGTCGCGAACGCCAGGGCGCCGCCTGGGTGTTCCTCTCCCCGTGGGTGCTGGGCGCGTCCGTGCTCACGCTGCTGCCGATGGCGGTCTCGCTCTATCTGTCGTTCACCGACTACAACCTCTTCGATCCGCCGTCGTGGATCGGCCTGCGCAACTACGTGCAGATGTTCACCGAGGACCCGCGGCTGCTCCGCTCGATCGGCAACACGCTGCTGTACGTGCTCGTCGCCGTGCCGCTGCAACTCGCCCTGGCGCTCGCCGTCGCCCTCGCCCTGAAGTCGATGCGGCGCGGGCGGAACTTCTACCGGTCCGCCTTCTACGCGCCCTCGCTGCTCGGCGCCTCCATGAGCATCGCGCTGGTATGGCGGGCGATCTTCAACGACGGCGGCACCGTCGACAACCTGATGA
It contains:
- a CDS encoding carbohydrate ABC transporter permease, yielding MANTSTAPATSAAPAGTGPKADTTAGTGTKGPGRPPRRERQGAAWVFLSPWVLGASVLTLLPMAVSLYLSFTDYNLFDPPSWIGLRNYVQMFTEDPRLLRSIGNTLLYVLVAVPLQLALALAVALALKSMRRGRNFYRSAFYAPSLLGASMSIALVWRAIFNDGGTVDNLMSGLGFHIGGWVNQPGWALVSVALLTVWQFGAPMVIFLAGLQQIPQDLYEAAAVDGAGRWRQFASITLPMLSPVLFFNLVLQTIQAFQVFTPAFAVSGGRGGPADSTLFYTLYLYERGFTASHMGYASAMAWMLLLAIGIVTAVLFRTSRSWVFYANEEAG